One stretch of Fibrobacter succinogenes DNA includes these proteins:
- a CDS encoding NADH-quinone oxidoreductase subunit A, with protein MSNVEIFDTTFAMTVLVIMALCIPTILLIANWVLHPGKIKQTIIKGSAYECGLAHVSGTANERYPVKYYMVAMLFLVFDLEVAFIYPWTIQFLAGGWELLFILLGFLLILEAGYIYLLKKGVLDWNSVKD; from the coding sequence ATGAGTAATGTTGAAATATTCGACACAACCTTCGCTATGACCGTTCTTGTGATCATGGCTCTCTGCATTCCGACCATTCTTCTGATTGCCAACTGGGTACTCCACCCGGGCAAGATCAAGCAGACTATCATCAAGGGTTCTGCTTATGAATGTGGTCTGGCTCACGTTTCCGGCACGGCAAACGAACGTTACCCGGTCAAATATTACATGGTCGCCATGCTTTTCTTGGTTTTTGACCTCGAAGTGGCCTTTATTTATCCCTGGACCATCCAGTTCCTCGCTGGCGGTTGGGAATTGCTGTTCATCCTTCTCGGATTCCTCCTGATTCTCGAAGCAGGTTACATCTACCTCTTGAAGAAGGGTGTCCTCGACTGGAACAGCGTTAAGGATTAA